One segment of Panicum virgatum strain AP13 chromosome 3K, P.virgatum_v5, whole genome shotgun sequence DNA contains the following:
- the LOC120698862 gene encoding protein LATERAL ROOT PRIMORDIUM 1-like, which produces MLVVSPAGSFHHQRAAAAAAADDPVFPLVAAAQRTLVDADAASGKPPAGAIQFWHPEPPAGALDGKKALAAMLDQGRGSGSGAATCHDCGNQAKKGCAHSRCRTCCNSRGFDCDTHVRSTWVPAARRRERLQVAGAGAGAGASPPPPAPPAAAKKPRLACQTATATTNSRTSTSNATTPRSLDTSSSHQAASFKDNLPRQVRGPAVFRCVRVTSVDDGGGEVAYQAAVTINGHLFRGLLYDHGADTDGRAADAAQHGTSDLHLGSASAAAPGPNLYSGASAPLILGGLGYGNTP; this is translated from the exons ATGCTGGTCGTCTCGCCCGCGGGCTCGTTCCACCACCAGcgggctgccgcggcggcggccgccgacgaCCCCGTGTTCCCGCTCGTCGCCGCGGCGCAGCGCACCCTCGTCGACGCTGACGCCGCCTCCGGGAAGCCGCCTGCGGGCGCCATCCAGTTCTGGCACCCGGAGCCCCCGGCGGGGGCTTTGGACGGCAAGAAGGCCCTCGCCGCCATGCTGGACCAGGGCCGCGGCTCCGGGTCCGGCGCGGCGACGTGCCACGACTGCGGCAACCAGGCCAAGAAGGGGTGCGCGCACAGCCGCTGCCGCACCTGCTGCAACAGCCGCGGCTTCGACTGCGACACCCACGTCAGGAGCACCTGGgtgcccgccgctcgccgccgggagCGCCTccaggtcgccggcgccggagccggggcCGGCGCGTCCCCACCTCCccccgctccgcccgccgctgccaagAAACCCCGCCTCGCGTGCCAGACCGCCACGGCGACCACCAACTCccgcacctccacctccaacgcCACCACCCCTCGCAGCCTCGACACCTCCTcgagccaccaag CCGCGTCGTTCAAGGACAACCTGCCGCGGCAGGTGCGGGGGCCGGCGGTGTTCCGGTGCGTGCGGGTGACGTccgtcgacgacggcggcggcgaggtcgcgtACCAGGCGGCGGTGACCATCAACGGGCACCTGTTCCGGGGCCTCCTGTACGACCACGGCGCCGACAccgacggccgcgccgccgacgccgcgcagCACGGCACCTCCGACCTCCACCTCGGCAGCGCCTCGGCCGCGGCTCCCGGGCCCAACCTGTACAGCGGCGCCAGCGCCCCGCTCATCCTCGGCGGCCTGGGCTACGGCAACACGCCATGA